The uncultured Desulfatiglans sp. DNA window CCATTTCTTGCCGAGGCGATAGTTGAGTTCCCTGGATTCCCCGGCGATGGGATCGATCTGTTCCTTTGGGGTCAGCGGGCCGAATCCGCCCCCTATGAGCGCCTGCCCGCCGGGCCGGAGCACATCGAATATCCCGGGCAACATGGCGGGGGTCAGGAAAAAGAAGGCCCCCCGGAAGACGACTAGGTCGAAGGCCGCCTGGAACGGAGGCTGAGTCAGTTCTCCGATCACCCACGCGCCGACCGTCGGAAATGCCTGCCGAAGGTGCGGGAGCAGGTGGCCTTCCCGGAGGAGACAGACCGGCGTCATTTCCGGGCGCTTCTTTCGAATCGCCGCGCTGATCCCGCCGGAGAAGGGGCCGAGTTCGAGCACTCGCCCTGATCTCTCAGGGCACCAGGGCGCGATCCAATCCGCCAGGTGGGGGTAAATGGGGGTCCACAAACGGTTGAGGCGGTCGATCAGGGTCGGGTCCATGACGTTTCTTCGTTCCAGCGTTTCAGCGTGCGTGTCTCGTCCAGGCGAGGAGTTCGGCGAGGCCTTTCAGGCAACGCCGGCCCCGGTCAGGACCACGAGGTGGACCTTTCTCGGGCCGTGAACGCCGTAAACGATGTGGAGTTCGATGTCTGCGGTCTTGCTCGGTCCCGTGATGAAGGTGAGGTTGGGCCCCAGCCCCTCGCGGCGGATCTCCGGGTGCCATTTGAGGACCGTGTAAAGCTCTCCGAAATCGGCCAGGATCTGAGCCAGCCCGATGACCGCCACGTGCACCTCGGGTGCGAGGGAGACCGCACGGGGCTGCCCGGCGCGGCTTCGAAGGACGAGCGTTGCGCTGTGGGCGACGCAGAAATCGGCGGAGGTGACGCCTATGCAGGCTAGACCGAGCGCCTCCCGTATGCGGGCCCGACGTTCGTTTTCGCTGAGTCCCACAAGGGCCGGATCCTGCAGGTCGACGGGAAAGAAGGGCATCTCCAGGTCGACCAGCCGATGTTTCAGATTGAGCGTGTCAAGAAGGGGATGGCGCCAGCAGAGGATCCCCCGGCGGGAGGCGGGGTGCTCCCGGTGGTCGACGGCGATCTGATGGATGACGTCAGCCGCCTCCTGAAACCCTTCGACCGCGTGCACTTCCAGGTTGATGGTCCGCCCCTCCTCCATCAGCCGCTCGAGCAAGGCGAGACGATCCTTCCTTTCACGGCCGGCGATCCGGTCAAGGATCTCGAGGGCCTCCTCCGGCGGCGCGCCTTCCGGCTGCAGGGTCATGCGCGCCCTGCGGCTCTCTACACCCAGAGCCTGTCGCACCTTATTCAGGAATAGGTTTTCCGGTTCGTTCATCATCACTTTTGATCCTTGCATAAATCCGCCTGCTCGATGCTTCAAGGGGGCTATCGGGGATTCATGGCCCTGCGGGGCCGGCTGCCAGCCAGGAACCGTCTGCGGGCCAGCGGCGGCATGTTGCGTGAAAGGGTCCAGCCGTCGAAGGGGGCTGGAAGCCTGCGGATCATCCCGGTTCGTCGCGGCAAAAGACGTTGCACGAAGGATGCCGCCTGCATAAACAGGTGATAGACACGGGGGTTGCAGGCCATGCGGGCCCAGGCCTTGTAGGCCAGTCTCTCCGCGATGGGCGCCGGGCGGGTTTCCCATGCGGGGTCGCCTTCCGCGAGGCGCGCCCGGAGTTCGAGGAGCAGCTTCGGAATCCGGATGTGGACCGGGCAGGCGTCTTCGCACGCGCCGCAGAGGGTCTCCCCCTGGCAGAGGTGTTTTCCGCGTTCGATCCCCCAGAGCAGCGGGGTGATGACGGCGCCTATGGGGCCGGAGTAGATCGACCCGTAGGCGTGTCCGCCGATCTTGCGGTAGATGGGGCAGACGTTCAGGCAGGCGCTGCAGCGGATGCAGCAGAGGATCTCCCGGAAGACCGGGTCGGCGAGGATGCGGCTCCGGCCGTTGTCGACGATCACGACGTAGAAGTGTTCGGGGCCGTCCTCGAAATCAGGCGATCTGGGCCCGCCGACGTAGCTCACGTAGGTGGCCATCTTCTGGGACGTGGCCCCGGTGGAGAGCAGGCGGAGCAGGACATCGTGGTCCTCCAGCCGGGCGGCGATGCGCTCCATCCCCATGAGGGCGACATGGACCTTGGGGAGGGTGGTGGCCATGCGCACGTTGCCCTCGTTCGACAGGATGGTGATGTGGCCGGTTTCGGCGCAGGCCAGATTGCACCCGGAGATGCCCATGTCGGCCTTGAAGAATTTGTCGCGCAGGGCGCGGCGGGCGGCGAGGGTCAGGGTCGGTGGATCTTCGGAATAGGGGATTCCCAGGTGTTGGGCGAACAGGGCCCCGATCTCCCGGCGCGTCATGTGCATGGCCGGCCCCAGGATATGCGAGGGCCTGTCGCCTGCCAGCTGCACGATGTACTCCCCGAGGTCGGTCTCCATGACCTCGATGCCGGCTTCGATGAGAGCGGGGTTCAGGCCGATCTCTTCGCTCAGCATGGATTTGCCTTTGACGATCCGGCGGACCGCGTGGCGCTGCGCGATGTCGAGGACGTGCGCCACCGCCGTTTGCGCTTCCGGGGCGTAAAGGACGTGGCCGCCGTGTTCTCTCACCCGCTCGGCGAAGGCGGCGAGAAGGATGTCCAGGTTTTCGATCGCCGCCATGCGGAGGTCGTGCGCGGTGTCGCGCAGGCCGGGACCTTCGGGCAGGGCTTGATAGGCCAGGGCGGTCGCCGGTCCGAGCCGGTTCTGGATGTCGGCCATGGCCGCCTGCAGGACAGGGTTGGACAAGCCCCGGCGCGCCGCGTCTTTATAGTCTTCCGGGGTTGGATGCCGCACGGACGTGCTCCTCGCCTGAATCCAGGATGCGGGCGATATGGATGGCCTTCACACGGGAGCCCATGCGGCTCAGCCGGCCCTGGATGTTCATGAGACAGCCGCTGTCGCAGCCGACCACTGCGTCGGCGCCGCTGGCCAGGATGTGTTCGACCTTTTCCTGGACGAGGGCGGTCGAGATCTCAGGGTATTTGAAGGAAAAGGCGCCGCCGAACCCGCAGCATCGATCCGAATCCACCATTTCCACGAACTCCGCCCCGCGGAGGCTCCGCAGCAGCCGGCGGGGCTGTTCGCGGATCCCCAGGCCGCGCGCCAGCTGGCACGAATCATGGTAGGTGATTCTGCCTTCGAAGGCGGCCCCTACATCTTCGACGTGCAGGATGTCCACCAGAAACTCGGTAAACTCGAAGGTGCGCGCAGCCGTCTCCCTGGCCCGGCGTTCCCATGTACGGTCCCCCCGGAAAAGATCCGGGTAGTGGCGGCGCACCATGTGGACGCAGGAGCCGGATGGGCTGACAATGGGCAGGCCTCCTTCGAAGATCTCCAGGAAGCGTTTGGAGAGGCGCCTGGCCTCCTGACGGTACCCGGCGTTGAAGGCGGGTTGACCGCAGCACGTCTGGCGCTCGGGGCAGATCACACGCAGCCCCAGCCGTTCGAGAACGTTCTGCACCGCCTCCCCGGTCTGAACGGAGACCAGGTCCACCAGGCATGGGACGAATAACAGGACCGTGGTTGGAGACGCCATTTTGCAAATGTCCTTGGGGGGTCGATGCCGGCTGCACCCGGCGGCGGCTCGACGGCCGCTCAGCGGAGGCAGCGAAAACTATACCAGATGCTCCGGGGAATACAACCTGAAATTGCCGGGTGTCTTCACAGGGCGAACCTTTGCGACGTGCATCGGCCTGCGGAGAGGCGCCGAGTCCTGCCGAATGGGACGGGACGGGTGATCTTGCCCTGCGGGATGCCCTTTGCCGCATGGCCGCATCTCGAAAAGATCCCGGGAAAAAGAGGATGAACCTTGGAAGCGGTTCTTTTGAAAAAGAGGCGGGAGCCGGAGGCCGTGTCCTCCAGCAGAGGAAGGACACGGCTCGGAACCGATCAAGCGGTCAATTCCATCAGTTCGAGATCGAACTGGAGTGTTTTGCCGGCCAATGGATGATTGGCGTCCAGGGTCACGGTTTCCTCTTCGATGGCACTGATGATCACGGGGATCGGCTGACCCTGCATATTCTGAAGCTGGAGCCGCTGTCCGATCTCCGGCTCGATATCGACCGGAAAGTCGGTCTTGCTGACCTTCACTTTCAACTCTTCTTTTGGGTGTCCGTAGCCTTCTTCGGGCGAAATGGTGACGGTTTTGGATTCCCCCACCTGCATGCCGAGGACGCCCTTCTCGAAGCCCTGAATCAGCTGCCCTTCACCCAGGGTGAATTCAAGGGGTTCCCGCCCGCTGGAACTGTCAAAGACCGTTCCGTCTTCGAGCCTGCCGGTGTAGTGAACCTTCGCTTTGTCGCCGTTTTTTGCCTTGGTCATTGAATCCTCCATAAAATTTTTGACTTAATACAATATAATAAAGAGAAAATATAATTAATCAAGTCCTGTGGGGAATATTCATCTCGGTCCGATCCCTTGGGGGCTGGCTCCCGGGTGAGAAGTATCGACGATCCGTCCTTTCCCGGATACAGACGGTTCGGCAACAGCCTGTGGGTTTTCCTCGGGGAAAACCGGAGTCTGAGGCGATAGCCGGATAAGATGAGGACGCCGTCATGGTCGAAAGGGCAAGCTTTACTTATTTGTTGTGATGATTAAAATTTTTATTATTAACCTTTTTTGGGAGGGGTCGACCATGTACTCGAAAACGGTGATGGATCATTTCAAAAGCCCGCGGAATGTGGGTGTCATCGAAAACCCGGACGGCTTCGGGGAGGTGGGCAATCCCCTATGCGGCGACATGATGAGCATTTATTTGAAAATCAAAGATGAACGGATCGACGATATCAAATTCCAGACGTTCGGGTGCGGCGCTGCCATAGCCGTATCCAGCATGCTGACGGAGATGGCCAAGGGAAAAACCGTCGAAGAGGCCAAAAAGATCTCGAACAAGGATGTAGCCGCTGCGCTCGAAGGGCTCCCCAAGAACAAGCTGCATTGTTCCAACCTCGGCGCGGATGCGCTTCATCAGGCCATCAAGGATTATGAAGACCGGAAGGCAGGGAAGGAGCCGAAGGTTCAGAAGCGGAGCGAGAAACACGAACATACCCATGGCGATCACTGCTACTGCCCCTACTGTGATGCTGAGGTCCCCGAGGGGGTGACCTTCTGTAAGGCGTGTCAGACGGATCTGACTGCCGAGCACTGAACCTTGAGAGGAAGGGAGGGAAACCGATGAAGATCGTCAACCTGGATCATCTATCGGCCAATCAGCTTCTGCCCGAGGTGCAGGACGCGATGATCGGCGTGATGAGGGGGACCTTCGGAAACCCCTCGAGCCAGCATCGCCTCGGGGACAGCGCGGCCGAGGCGCTCGAAGCGGCGCGCGGACGTGTGGCAAGGTTGATCAACAGCGCTCTGGAAAAAGAGGTGGTTTTCACGTCCAGCGGGACCGAATCCATCAATCATGCCATCAAGGGCGTAGCGTTCGCAAAGGCGGACAAAGGCAGGCACATCGTCACTTCCAATATAGAACACAATGCCGTCCTTCGAAGTCTTCGCCGGCTCAAGCTGATGGACTATCAGGTGACTTCCGTACCCGTGGACTCCGAGGGCCGGGTGAATCCGGATGATGTGGCGAAGGCCCTCAAAGACGAGACCATCCTGGTGAGCATCATGCACAGCAACAATGAGATCGGAACGCTGCAGCCCATAAAGGAAATCGCCGCTATTACCAGGGAGCGGAAGATTACGTTCCACAGCGACGCCGTGGACTCCGTCGGTGTCATCCCTGTGGATGTGCAGGATCTCGGGGTCGATCTCTTGAGCTTCGCGTCCAATACCTTTTACGGTCCGGCCGGCGTCGGGGGCTTGTACATCCGCCGCGGAACGAGCATCTGGCCGCTGCTCGACGGCGGTGTTCAGGAGAATAACAAACGAGCCGGGACGGAGAATCTCATCGGTATCGTCGGGATGGGCATGGCCGCGGAACTGGCCCTCCGAGATATGTCCTGGCGCACCGAGCATGCAGCCGGGATGAAGCATTTTCTCCTGAAGGAACTGCCGAATTACATCGATGAGTTCATTATCAACGGCCATCCCGAGTTCAGTCTGCCGAATCTCCTGTCCGTCTCCGTGAAGTATATCGAGGGCGAGAGCGTTGTGCTGATGCTGGACGAGGAGGGCATCGCGGTCTCGACGCGTTCCGCATGCGCCGCGGGGGCGCTGCAGGCCTCGCACGTACTGCTTTCGATCGGACGCGAGTTCGCGGACGCCCAGGGTACCCTGGTGATCACTTTCGGCATCGAGAATACGGAGGAGGACATCGTCCGCTTCTTGGAGGCACTGAGGGGTGCGGTCACAACCTTGCGGGACATTTCACCGCTCTATCCCAAGAAACAGCCGGCCTGATCTTTTTGGCAACAGAGGCTCAGGGGCCGCCCAGGCCTTCGAGCTTCGACTGCAGAGAGGACGCCGAAAGGGTCCCCCTGGTGACGTCGATGGGCCTGCCGTCCTTGAAAAAGACCAGCGTGGGGGTGCTCTTGATCTCGTATTTTTCGCTGGTGATCGGATTGTCGTCCACATCGAGCTTGTAGACATGCACCTTTCCCTCGTTGGCGGCGGCAAACGCTTCAAGGGCCGGGGCCATCGAGTGGCAGGTTCCGCAGCGCGGCGACCAGAAATCAACGAGACAGATCGCCTTGACCTCCAAGACGGCTTTGGTGAATCCGGCATCGGTCAAATCGGTGACGGGCGTTTTCATCGTGGTTCTTCCTATTGGATCATTTTTATGCTGGAATATCCAGCTGTTGTGAGAATACGGATGCTGAATGGGTTGAGTTTCCCAGGGAGGTGTGCGCGGACGCTACCTTGCATTCTACTAAGCCGATCCTTCTTTCTGCAATCGAAAACACGGGCGGCTATCTCGGGCTGGGCTGAAACAGCGGTTTCCCTGGTTTCGTAAAGGGATTATAATCTTTACAAAGAAGGGGAGCGGATGACAATATTCAGCATCCACCTGTTTGTTTCGTCCGCTGGGATGGTGTTTCAGGCCGGCTTCGGCTTTCGAGCGATAGGAGCCTTCGGTTGTCAGCCATCCGGGGGTTCTCCCTGAACGGTTGGATGGCACAGGTGCGGCCGGTGAAGAGAGAGCGGCACCTCAGGATTGGAGACCTGCTCCCGGACGATCGTGATTGGCAGATGGTGGCGAGGTTGGGAGCAGGCAGGCAAGAATCCTTTTTCGAGGAGGTGGAGTATGGAAGTCAAAAAGATCCTCTGGCCCACGGATTTGTCCGAAAACGCCGCCAAGGCCCTGCCGTATGTGACGGCGCTGTCTGAAAAATTCCAGACCGAGGTGCATGTCCTCTATGTGATTCCCGAGCTGGGGCTGCATGAGCCGTGGTATGGGGAGTTCGACCGTTCGCACATCGACAAGATTCATGAGTGGGAACGAAATACAGCCGAAAAAAGGCTGGATGAGATTTGCGATACGTATCTCAAAGGGTGTCGGCTCTACGTCAAACACGTCGCCCTGGGTGATCCCGCGGACGAGATCCTGAAGATGATCAGCGAGGAAAAGGTCGATATGGTCGTCATGGCGACGCGCGGGCGAAAGGGGCGTTTTTTCTTCGGCAGCGTGGCTGACAAGGTGCTCAAGCATTCGCCTGTCAGCGTTGTGACAGTGCCGGTCAAGGATTGACGAAGGAAGAGCGGACGCGTCCTGCCTCGAAGCGGGACGCGTCCAGGCGGTTTATTCGATGACTACGATCGCGCCGGGCGCACATTCCCGTGCCGCTCGGCGCACGGCCTCCTCGAGATGAGCGGGCACGGTGTCCACCTGCACAACGGACAGCATTTTGTCCTCATCATAAGCGAAGACATCCGGACAGACCTTGTTGCAGTTCCGGTCCCCCATACACAAGTCTGGATCGATCTTGACCTTCATTGGCTTCTCCTTTGTCTGTCCATCGAGCGACAGTGATCAATTGACATAGCCTTTCGATTCCTGCCCGTAGAGCTTCTGTTCGAGCCAGGCGCGGACCTCTTCGTCGATGGCGTAAACGCCTTTTCGACGGGCTATGCGGGAAAGGTAGGCCTTCCTGAGCGCCTCCGGCATGTCGATCCTGGCCAACTCCACAGCCGCTTCCGAGTTCCTTTCGATGAGATATATCTTGGGCGGCTCCTCCCACGTGTTGACGACAAAATATCGGGACACGTCATTTTTCGAGCGGATCAGATTTTTTCCGTGCGTCCAGTTGTTCCCCCACTCCAGATAAAGGGTCACCGCCTCCTCGGGTGTCATATCCCAGTCGATGACCTCGATGAGATCACTGCGCTTTTTGATGTCTTCAAGTCCCAGCATGCCCGTCCCTCCTCTCATTTCATCCGAAATCGATGGTTTGCCCGGATTGATTGCCTGTCGGGTATTTCGTTTTTTAAAACTAGTAACTGTTCCTGAATTTGCAATCCGATTCTGGTTTTTTTGTTTCCGGGAGGAGAGGCATCCTCGGGGATTGAGCAGCAAGCGTGGGCCGGGTACGGTTCCAGTCCGCGTGATCGCCGGGCGGCGGGGTGCGCCTGGCCGCAAGGCTGGAAAAAAAGCCTATTCGATCGGAATACTTAGAACCTCTCTTCGACGCGTCGAGCTGCCGGGGGACCGGGCTGGGGGGATTTTTCCGTTGACTTTGATAGGGCTGACGATGTTATCTAGTTTCCAACCTGGAAATGGTCTTTTTGGCCAATCTCGGCGTCAATCTGCACGTTTGCTTGTGCGGCGACCACTAGGTCGCCTCCGCGCAAACGCTTGATTTCCTTGATATTGGCCAAAAATCCTCATTTCCAGATTGGAAACTAGGTTTTACNGGAAATGGTCTTTTTGGCCAATCTCGGCGTCAATCTGCACGTTTGCTTGTGCGGCGACCACTAGGTCGCCTCCGCGCAAACGCTTGATTTCCTTGATATTGGCCAAAAATCCTCATTTCCAGATTGGAAACTAGGTTTTACNGGAAATGGTCTTTTTGGCCAATCTCGGCGTCAATCTGCACGTTTGCTTGTGCGGCGACCACTAGGTCGCCTCCGCGCAAACGCTTGATTTCCTTGATATTGGCCAAAAATCCTCATTTCCAGATTGGAAACTAGGTTTTACNGGAAATGGTCTTTTTGGCCAATCTCGGCGTCAATCTGCACGTTTGCTTGTGCGGCGACCACCAGGTCGCCTCCGCGCAAACGCTTGATTTCCTTGATATTGGCCAAACCGGGACCCGCCCCGCAGGGGTGGGCCTGAGCACGCGCAGCGTGTAAAGAAAAATCCTCATTTCTGGGTTGGAAACCAGGTTTTACCGGAAAGGGTCTTTTTGGTCCATCCCGGTGTCCATCTGTACGTTTGCCTGTGCGGCGGCCTGTAGATGTTGCCGTATAAGCGATGAATATTATTGTTTTTTTTGAACGCGCCGTGGAGGCGTTTGCCGCGTATGCTTGAGAAGCACCTCTCGATATTGACCGAAGAAATGGGCCTGGAGCCCTGGCAGGTGGAAGGAACCGCTGAATTGCTTGCCGAGGGCGCAACCATCCCTTTCATCTCCCGCTATCGCAAGGAGCGGACGGGTTCACTGGACGAGGTGGCGGTGGCCCGCATCCGTGACCGTCTGGAGCAGCTCGAAGAGCTGGACAAGCGTCGTGAGTCGATTTTAGCCACGATCGCCGAGCAGGGAAAGCTGACCCCCGATCTTACGCTGCGCATTATGCGGGCCGAATCCCTGGCCGTGCTGGAGGATCTCTATCTGCCTTACCGTCCCAAGCGCCGGACGCGTGGGACCATGGCGAAAGAAAAGGGGCTGGAGCCGCTGGCCGCCCGGGTTTTCGAGCAGGGCGCAGGGGGCGATCCCGATGCGGCGGCCGAGGCCTTTGTCGACCCCGAAAAAGGGGTCGGAAGTGCGGCGGAGGCGCTTCAGGGGGCGCGGGATATCATCGCCGAGTGGGTCAACGAGCATCAGGAGGCCCGGGCGCTTCTGCGGTCGCTTTTCGAGCAGAAGGGGACTTTTCAGTGCAAGGTCGTCAGCGGCAAGGAGGACGAGGCGTCGAAGTACCGCGACTACTTCGATTGGGAGGAGCCGGTCCTCACTGCGCCGTCGCATCGTGTCCTGGCGATGCGCCGCGGTGAAAAGGAGGGCCTCCTGAGCCTGCGCATCGCCCCGCCGGAGGAATCGGCGCTGGAGATTCTCGAGTCGGTTTTTGTCAAGGGCGCGTCGCCCCTGTCCGAACAGGTGCGGCAGGCGGTGCAGGATGGGTATCGCCGCCTCCTTTCCCATGGGCTCGAGACGGAGATCCGCCTCCAGACCAAGAAGCGGGCGGACGAAGAGGCGATCCGGATCTTTGCCGAGAATCTGAGGCAGCTCCTGCTGGCGCCCCCGCTCGGGGAAAAGCGGGTGATGGGCATCGATCCGGGATTCCGGACGGGCTGTAAAGTGGTCTGCCTGAATGCGCAGGGGAGGCTCGAGCATAACGAGACCATCTATCCGCTCCTGTCGGCGAAGGCGCGGGCGGAGGCCGGGGAGCGGGTCCGTGCGCTGTGCGATCGATTCGCCATCCAGGCGATCGCATTGGGCAATGGCACCGGCGGCCGGGAGACGGAGACGTTTCTGAGGGACTTGAAACTGTCCGCATCGGTCCAGATCGTGATGGTGAACGAGAGCGGCGCTTCGGTTTATTCCGCTTCGGAGGTCGCGCGGGAGGAGTTCCCCGACCACGACCTGACGGTCCGCGGGGCCGTCTCGATCGGCAGGCGGCTGATGGATCCGCTGGCGGAACTCGTGAAGATCGATCCGAAATCGATCGGGGTCGGACAGTACCAGCACGATGTGGATCAGCGGGGTCTCAAGGCCGGGCTGGACGATGTCGTCATGAGCTGCGTCAATGCGGTGGGGGTGGATGTCAACACGGCCAGCCGTCAGCTGCTGACGTATGTTTCCGGGCTGGGCCCGCAGTTGGCGGGGAATGTCGTGACCTTCCGGGACCGGAACGGCCCTTTTCGATCGCGGGAGGAACTGATGGATGTCCCGCGTTTGGGGAGCAAGGCGTTCGAACAGTCGGCCGGATTTCTGCGCATCAGGGACGGTTTGAATCCGCTCGACGCCAGTGCGGTGCACCCGGAGAGCTACCCGATCGTGGAGACTATGGCGACGGATCTCGGCTGTGAGGTGGTCGACCTGATCCAGAAGGAGGCCGTCCGACAGCGTATCCGGCCTGAGCGGTATGTGAACGAAAAGGTTGGTCTGCCGACCCTGCGGGACATCCTCGATGAGTTGGCGAAGCCCGGTCGTGATCCGAGAGAACGTTTCGAGGCGGTCCAGTTCGATGAGGGCATCCAGACGATCGGCGATCTTCGCCCCGGGATGCGTCTTCCCGGGATCGTGACGAACATCACCGCGTTCGGCGCTTTTGTCGACATAGGGGTTCATCAGGACGGGCTGGTGCACATCAGCGAGATGGCTGACCGCTTTGTAAAGGATCCAGGGGAAATCGTCAAGGTTCAGCAAAAGGTCCTGGTGAGGGTGCTCGATGTCGATACGGCCCGTCAGCGCATTGCGCTCAGCATGCGCACGGGCGGTGGCGCCGATGCAGGCCGTGAGGCCCGTCCCGGACCCGGCGGCCGCGGCGGCCATTCCGACAAGAGGTCCAATCCCCCTCGCGAGTCCGCTCAGCCCAGGCAATTCAACAACCCTTTCGCCAAGGTCTTCTCCAAATAGGTAAACGGGGGCGGATTCGAAGGCGGCGACAGGCTTCTTGGTTTCAAGCGCTTGCGCAAAGGCATCTATCCTGTCGCTGCCGGGGCAAACGTTAAGAATGACGGCGACACGGGCCGACAAGGCCGTCAGTGGACGGGAGCCGCTGGTCGGGAGGTGGATGGATCGACGGCTGCGCGCCATGCGGATCGATCTTCGCTTGACTTCTGATCGATCCGGGCCGATCTTTGGCGGACTCCTGGTTGATTGGGGAAACGGCAGCCGAAATGCCGATTTTTTCTTCGGACACGCATGCT harbors:
- a CDS encoding Methyltransferase domain protein, with the translated sequence MDPTLIDRLNRLWTPIYPHLADWIAPWCPERSGRVLELGPFSGGISAAIRKKRPEMTPVCLLREGHLLPHLRQAFPTVGAWVIGELTQPPFQAAFDLVVFRGAFFFLTPAMLPGIFDVLRPGGQALIGGGFGPLTPKEQIDPIAGESRELNYRLGKKWISRSELEGMLAVAAIPPDAAAILESGGLWLLVHRTGPRAARIDDGL
- a CDS encoding conserved hypothetical protein (Evidence 4 : Unknown function but conserved in other organisms) — encoded protein: MMNEPENLFLNKVRQALGVESRRARMTLQPEGAPPEEALEILDRIAGRERKDRLALLERLMEEGRTINLEVHAVEGFQEAADVIHQIAVDHREHPASRRGILCWRHPLLDTLNLKHRLVDLEMPFFPVDLQDPALVGLSENERRARIREALGLACIGVTSADFCVAHSATLVLRSRAGQPRAVSLAPEVHVAVIGLAQILADFGELYTVLKWHPEIRREGLGPNLTFITGPSKTADIELHIVYGVHGPRKVHLVVLTGAGVA
- the ykgF gene encoding putative oxidoreductase subunit with NAD(P)-binding domain and ferridoxin-like domain (Evidence 3 : Putative function from multiple computational evidences; Product type e : enzyme); translation: MRHPTPEDYKDAARRGLSNPVLQAAMADIQNRLGPATALAYQALPEGPGLRDTAHDLRMAAIENLDILLAAFAERVREHGGHVLYAPEAQTAVAHVLDIAQRHAVRRIVKGKSMLSEEIGLNPALIEAGIEVMETDLGEYIVQLAGDRPSHILGPAMHMTRREIGALFAQHLGIPYSEDPPTLTLAARRALRDKFFKADMGISGCNLACAETGHITILSNEGNVRMATTLPKVHVALMGMERIAARLEDHDVLLRLLSTGATSQKMATYVSYVGGPRSPDFEDGPEHFYVVIVDNGRSRILADPVFREILCCIRCSACLNVCPIYRKIGGHAYGSIYSGPIGAVITPLLWGIERGKHLCQGETLCGACEDACPVHIRIPKLLLELRARLAEGDPAWETRPAPIAERLAYKAWARMACNPRVYHLFMQAASFVQRLLPRRTGMIRRLPAPFDGWTLSRNMPPLARRRFLAGSRPRRAMNPR
- the ykgE gene encoding putative hydroxyacid oxidoreductase (Fe-S centre) (Evidence 3 : Putative function from multiple computational evidences; Product type e : enzyme) codes for the protein MASPTTVLLFVPCLVDLVSVQTGEAVQNVLERLGLRVICPERQTCCGQPAFNAGYRQEARRLSKRFLEIFEGGLPIVSPSGSCVHMVRRHYPDLFRGDRTWERRARETAARTFEFTEFLVDILHVEDVGAAFEGRITYHDSCQLARGLGIREQPRRLLRSLRGAEFVEMVDSDRCCGFGGAFSFKYPEISTALVQEKVEHILASGADAVVGCDSGCLMNIQGRLSRMGSRVKAIHIARILDSGEEHVRAASNPGRL
- a CDS encoding FKBP-type peptidyl-prolyl cis-trans isomerase, translated to MTKAKNGDKAKVHYTGRLEDGTVFDSSSGREPLEFTLGEGQLIQGFEKGVLGMQVGESKTVTISPEEGYGHPKEELKVKVSKTDFPVDIEPEIGQRLQLQNMQGQPIPVIISAIEEETVTLDANHPLAGKTLQFDLELMELTA
- the nifU gene encoding NifU-like protein, whose product is MYSKTVMDHFKSPRNVGVIENPDGFGEVGNPLCGDMMSIYLKIKDERIDDIKFQTFGCGAAIAVSSMLTEMAKGKTVEEAKKISNKDVAAALEGLPKNKLHCSNLGADALHQAIKDYEDRKAGKEPKVQKRSEKHEHTHGDHCYCPYCDAEVPEGVTFCKACQTDLTAEH
- the iscS gene encoding cysteine desulfurase (tRNA sulfurtransferase), PLP-dependent (Evidence 2a : Function from experimental evidences in other organisms; PubMedId : 10393315, 10544286, 10600118, 10739946, 10781558, 10781607, 10829016, 10908675, 12549933, 12860127, 20068850, 20245547, 20347927, 21326031, 21576235, 8663056, 9298646; Product type e : enzyme), encoding MKIVNLDHLSANQLLPEVQDAMIGVMRGTFGNPSSQHRLGDSAAEALEAARGRVARLINSALEKEVVFTSSGTESINHAIKGVAFAKADKGRHIVTSNIEHNAVLRSLRRLKLMDYQVTSVPVDSEGRVNPDDVAKALKDETILVSIMHSNNEIGTLQPIKEIAAITRERKITFHSDAVDSVGVIPVDVQDLGVDLLSFASNTFYGPAGVGGLYIRRGTSIWPLLDGGVQENNKRAGTENLIGIVGMGMAAELALRDMSWRTEHAAGMKHFLLKELPNYIDEFIINGHPEFSLPNLLSVSVKYIEGESVVLMLDEEGIAVSTRSACAAGALQASHVLLSIGREFADAQGTLVITFGIENTEEDIVRFLEALRGAVTTLRDISPLYPKKQPA
- a CDS encoding hypothetical protein (Evidence 5 : Unknown function) is translated as MRSQPCGTFHRSIPRNSRPDLFGNRGSGAAQAFELRLQRGRRKGPPGDVDGPAVLEKDQRGGALDLVFFAGDRIVVHIELVDMHLSLVGGGKRFKGRGHRVAGSAARRPEINETDRLDLQDGFGESGIGQIGDGRFHRGSSYWIIFMLEYPAVVRIRMLNGLSFPGRCARTLPCILLSRSFFLQSKTRAAISGWAETAVSLVS
- the trxA gene encoding Thioredoxin, yielding MKTPVTDLTDAGFTKAVLEVKAICLVDFWSPRCGTCHSMAPALEAFAAANEGKVHVYKLDVDDNPITSEKYEIKSTPTLVFFKDGRPIDVTRGTLSASSLQSKLEGLGGP
- a CDS encoding hypothetical protein (Evidence 5 : Unknown function), producing the protein MSAIRGFSLNGWMAQVRPVKRERHLRIGDLLPDDRDWQMVARLGAGRQESFFEEVEYGSQKDPLAHGFVRKRRQGPAVCDGAV
- a CDS encoding Universal stress family protein, translated to MEVKKILWPTDLSENAAKALPYVTALSEKFQTEVHVLYVIPELGLHEPWYGEFDRSHIDKIHEWERNTAEKRLDEICDTYLKGCRLYVKHVALGDPADEILKMISEEKVDMVVMATRGRKGRFFFGSVADKVLKHSPVSVVTVPVKD
- a CDS encoding conserved hypothetical protein (Evidence 4 : Unknown function but conserved in other organisms); translated protein: MKVKIDPDLCMGDRNCNKVCPDVFAYDEDKMLSVVQVDTVPAHLEEAVRRAARECAPGAIVVIE